A window from Haloarchaeobius amylolyticus encodes these proteins:
- a CDS encoding DUF6735 family protein produces MYERFEPTGAVTMGHRALVAYERTDGRLSVHHSQWGALGWQLLTTCRSNSPFGGNNDWEERCHEAIVAGEDPDPPANPDTPVDPHPRTVVESLDALVSAFDFLEYEACYVVSRTVDVRGFQPLWFARAFPDADPVGSGALVSLRRDRDPVEDAARLTAWFRGVADTVAAMRERGLLAESDAGDYLRERIREWEADGREVYVG; encoded by the coding sequence GTGTACGAACGATTCGAACCGACAGGGGCGGTGACGATGGGTCACCGCGCGCTGGTGGCATACGAACGCACAGACGGCCGACTCTCGGTCCACCACTCGCAGTGGGGTGCACTCGGCTGGCAACTGCTCACGACCTGCCGGTCCAACAGTCCGTTCGGCGGGAACAACGACTGGGAAGAACGGTGTCACGAAGCCATCGTCGCAGGCGAGGACCCGGACCCGCCGGCGAACCCGGACACGCCGGTCGACCCACATCCCCGGACCGTGGTCGAGAGCCTCGACGCCCTCGTCTCGGCGTTCGACTTCCTCGAGTACGAGGCGTGCTACGTCGTCTCCCGGACGGTCGACGTCCGGGGGTTCCAGCCGCTCTGGTTCGCCCGCGCGTTCCCGGACGCCGACCCGGTGGGGTCGGGGGCGCTCGTGTCGCTCCGGCGCGACCGGGACCCCGTCGAGGACGCGGCGCGACTCACGGCGTGGTTCCGGGGCGTCGCGGACACGGTCGCCGCGATGCGAGAGCGAGGACTGCTCGCCGAGTCCGACGCGGGGGACTACCTGCGAGAGCGTATCCGAGAATGGGAGGCCGACGGCAGAGAGGTGTACGTGGGCTGA
- the nucS gene encoding endonuclease NucS yields the protein MTRERTAEGVTTVVTPDHETARAVVAEGLASGRLVTVFGHCTVAYDGRASSQLGPGDRHVMCKPDGAVLVHTDEGQKPVNWQPPGCTQEARRSEEGYLEVFSTRDSPAEELVVTFERVTQVSTFAMTDEEQLTLAGSEEDLRQRILDDPALVEAGFQPLATERETAAGAVDIYGRDTDGNVVVLELKRKRVGPDAASQLNRYVEALRRDLHAGATVRGILVAPSVTDRARRLLAENGLEFVALEPPAP from the coding sequence GTGACACGGGAGCGAACGGCCGAAGGGGTCACGACGGTGGTCACGCCGGACCACGAGACAGCACGGGCGGTCGTCGCCGAAGGCCTCGCCAGCGGTCGGCTCGTGACGGTCTTCGGGCACTGTACCGTCGCCTACGACGGCCGGGCGAGCAGCCAGCTCGGCCCCGGGGACCGGCACGTGATGTGCAAGCCCGACGGGGCCGTCCTCGTCCACACCGACGAAGGCCAGAAGCCGGTCAACTGGCAGCCGCCGGGGTGCACCCAGGAGGCGCGCCGGTCGGAGGAGGGCTACCTCGAGGTGTTCAGTACGCGCGACTCGCCGGCCGAGGAACTGGTCGTGACCTTCGAGCGCGTGACCCAGGTGTCGACGTTCGCGATGACCGACGAGGAGCAACTCACCCTCGCCGGCTCCGAGGAGGACCTCCGACAGCGCATCCTCGACGACCCCGCCCTCGTCGAGGCCGGTTTCCAGCCGCTGGCGACCGAACGCGAGACCGCCGCCGGCGCGGTCGACATCTACGGCCGGGACACCGACGGGAACGTCGTCGTGCTGGAACTGAAGCGCAAACGCGTCGGCCCCGACGCCGCGAGCCAGTTGAACCGCTACGTGGAGGCGCTCCGACGGGACCTCCACGCCGGCGCCACGGTGAGAGGAATCCTCGTCGCGCCGTCCGTCACGGACCGGGCGCGGCGGCTACTGGCGGAGAACGGGCTGGAGTTCGTCGCGCTGGAGCCGCCGGCGCCGTAG
- a CDS encoding cupin domain-containing protein has translation MEHVDIDDVESNFLGDSDLDRRGLSDPLGTSDLAINYYALEPGESFSGGMHTHMDQEEVFYVVEGTATFETPEESVEVGPHEAVRFGRGEYQQGTNESDEQVVALALGAPKGSEDVRVPMECRECGESDSLRFIMGEDGQQLRCPECGMTKDL, from the coding sequence ATGGAACACGTCGACATCGACGACGTCGAGAGCAACTTCCTCGGAGACTCGGACCTCGACCGCCGCGGCCTCTCGGACCCCCTGGGGACGAGCGACCTCGCCATCAACTACTACGCGCTCGAACCCGGCGAGTCGTTCTCCGGCGGGATGCACACCCACATGGACCAGGAGGAGGTGTTCTACGTCGTGGAGGGGACCGCGACGTTCGAGACACCCGAGGAGAGCGTCGAGGTCGGCCCGCACGAGGCGGTCCGCTTCGGCCGCGGCGAGTACCAGCAGGGGACGAACGAGTCCGACGAGCAGGTCGTCGCGCTCGCGCTCGGCGCCCCCAAGGGAAGCGAGGACGTCCGCGTCCCGATGGAGTGTCGCGAATGCGGGGAGAGCGACTCCCTGCGGTTCATCATGGGCGAGGACGGGCAGCAGTTGCGGTGTCCGGAGTGCGGGATGACGAAGGACCTCTGA
- a CDS encoding type IV pilin N-terminal domain-containing protein, whose amino-acid sequence MQLTQLFTEKRAVSPVIGVILMVAITVILAAVIGAFVLNIGGNQEKVPQASFSFAVNGTGLDITHDGGESVATGQVTFTVDGVDQTSPFSGDTSWTAGETFTISASSGQKVNIVWSASSGSSSNIIGTYTVA is encoded by the coding sequence ATGCAACTTACACAGCTATTCACGGAGAAGCGCGCAGTGTCGCCGGTCATCGGCGTCATCCTCATGGTGGCCATCACGGTCATCCTCGCCGCCGTCATCGGCGCGTTCGTGCTGAACATCGGTGGGAACCAGGAGAAGGTGCCGCAGGCGAGTTTCTCGTTCGCAGTGAATGGTACTGGATTGGACATCACCCACGATGGCGGTGAGTCAGTTGCCACGGGCCAGGTGACGTTCACTGTTGACGGTGTCGATCAGACGTCACCATTCAGCGGTGACACTTCGTGGACCGCTGGCGAAACCTTCACCATCTCGGCATCGAGTGGCCAGAAGGTGAACATCGTCTGGTCCGCATCCAGCGGTTCCTCAAGCAACATCATCGGCACCTACACGGTCGCCTGA
- a CDS encoding DUF7827 domain-containing protein: MTDRSTLALALVAVLAMGTLAPAASAAAAGSMSEAPDGTTFVHEGDTVTVAAGKDQAIVGQSDLPAGTHVSVRIQSTDSSQPFLKTTEVVVTEQGRFVATFDFSDVEPGVTFEVSAVSDGESLATENGTVVECSGDCSDDLTATMPVEDRNLDPTDPDEFGSEDLAVPDPVVGAQGEEIPIPVALGDADEATLAIGSEEVNYRINATVSDGTGDGRVVVLFDTVNAGHPAETLSVADEGDSLRVHSGSETQWKPSLGIMDAGSYQFSLHRGQSTTDESAVQVSSMVVQANESAEETEYSYEAWPDGAGEFGLQEDIVTTEQGDVSSFWLSMGTSEQATITVGSDGAGYALTATVSDGNDDGVVQLRFDTAAAGDPDEATLTAADGPDSVTVKSETTLDTGLPAAMFDISLYRGTNTDGADDVGTLAVRDGFYLDTAQGTTSSSAGTNQTAGENAGPDSSSPGDDDFDFVGAGALVGGGVFAIAGVLYLLKVAN; this comes from the coding sequence ATGACCGACAGATCGACGCTCGCACTGGCACTGGTGGCAGTGCTCGCGATGGGCACACTCGCGCCTGCGGCCAGTGCCGCGGCGGCCGGTTCCATGTCCGAGGCCCCGGACGGCACGACGTTCGTCCACGAGGGCGACACCGTCACCGTCGCCGCGGGCAAGGACCAGGCCATCGTCGGCCAGTCCGACCTGCCCGCCGGCACGCACGTCAGCGTCCGCATCCAGTCGACAGACTCCAGCCAGCCGTTCCTGAAGACGACGGAGGTCGTCGTCACCGAGCAGGGGCGGTTCGTGGCGACGTTCGACTTCTCCGACGTCGAACCCGGCGTGACGTTCGAGGTCTCGGCCGTCAGCGACGGCGAATCGCTCGCCACGGAGAACGGGACCGTCGTCGAGTGCTCGGGCGACTGTAGCGACGACCTGACCGCGACGATGCCCGTCGAGGACCGGAACCTCGACCCGACCGACCCCGACGAGTTCGGTAGCGAGGACCTCGCGGTCCCGGACCCGGTCGTCGGCGCGCAGGGCGAAGAAATCCCGATACCCGTCGCACTCGGCGACGCCGACGAGGCGACGCTCGCCATCGGGTCCGAGGAGGTGAACTACCGTATCAACGCGACGGTCAGCGACGGAACCGGCGACGGTCGCGTCGTCGTCCTCTTCGATACGGTGAACGCGGGCCACCCTGCAGAGACGCTCTCCGTCGCCGACGAAGGGGATTCCCTCCGAGTCCACTCCGGCTCGGAGACGCAGTGGAAGCCGTCGCTGGGCATCATGGACGCGGGGTCGTACCAGTTCAGTCTCCACCGGGGGCAGAGCACCACCGACGAGTCGGCGGTGCAGGTGTCCTCGATGGTCGTCCAGGCCAACGAGTCTGCTGAGGAGACGGAGTACTCCTACGAGGCCTGGCCCGACGGCGCCGGGGAGTTCGGTCTCCAGGAGGACATCGTCACGACCGAGCAGGGCGACGTATCAAGCTTCTGGCTCTCGATGGGCACCAGCGAGCAGGCGACCATCACGGTCGGGAGCGACGGTGCGGGCTACGCGCTCACGGCGACCGTCAGCGACGGGAACGACGACGGCGTCGTCCAGTTGCGCTTCGATACCGCCGCCGCGGGCGACCCGGACGAGGCGACGCTGACCGCGGCCGACGGTCCCGACTCGGTGACCGTAAAGAGCGAGACGACGCTCGACACCGGGCTACCGGCCGCGATGTTCGACATCTCGCTCTACCGCGGGACGAACACCGACGGTGCCGACGACGTGGGGACGCTCGCGGTCCGCGATGGCTTCTACCTCGACACCGCGCAGGGGACGACGAGTTCCAGCGCCGGGACGAACCAGACCGCTGGCGAAAACGCCGGCCCGGACTCGAGTTCACCCGGTGACGACGACTTCGACTTCGTCGGCGCAGGCGCGCTCGTCGGTGGTGGCGTCTTCGCCATCGCGGGCGTGCTCTACCTGCTCAAGGTCGCGAACTAG
- the mutS gene encoding DNA mismatch repair protein MutS, producing the protein MDAALGPPEKMAEQADELTPMMRQYYELTERYDDALVLFQVGDFYETFCAAAEATSRICEVTLTKREDSTGRYPMAGVPIDNAESYIESLLDAGYRVAVADQVQEPEEASGVVDRAVTRIVTPGTLTEAELLATDDNNFVACLTRSGDPDDPTGEGGEYGFAVLDVSTGDFYATAPPNEPTVADEIGRFDPAEAIVGPDAGADAFPADCMVSPYDRTAFEAGQAREKVTEYFGDPDALLAGDAEVRACGALLAYAEYTRGGEEGYLDYLNHLTRYDPREYVVLDPTAIASLELFERRSVRSVEGATLVEVLDETACAMGRRELTDWLRRPLVDQDRIEGRLDAVGELAHDPVTRETLHELLRDVYDVERLITRVSRGRANARDLRSLKDTLDVVPELKETMADLETDRLATLREGLDELEDVRDLVGRAIREEPPIEVTEGGVIESGYDETLDDLRETERSGKRWIDSLEEQERERTGIDSLKVGKNQVHGYYIEVTNPNLDRVPDDYNRRQTLKNSERFYTPELKEREDEILRAEQRADDLEYDLFREVRSSVAAETERVQGLSDRIAALDVLVSFATVAAENDYARPEFSGTGIDIEAGRHPVVEQTQDSFVPNAAHFDDEEFFAVITGPNMSGKSTYMRQVATICLLAQAGCFVPAESADLRILDRIFTRVGASDDIAGGQSTFMVEMTELADILRDATEDSLVLLDEVGRGTSTADGLALAKAVTEYVHDELGATTLFATHHHELTAVAADLDGVFNLHFDATEVDGEVKFNHDVGRGAATASYGVEVAQAAGVPDPVLARAHELLEEETVADAPETATGVAEPDANDVAGASEPDTATADGGSVDGSPDLDAIQDRLEALNVADTTPMEALRILDDLKRDLD; encoded by the coding sequence ATGGACGCAGCGCTCGGACCGCCGGAGAAGATGGCCGAGCAGGCCGACGAGCTGACGCCGATGATGCGCCAGTACTACGAACTGACCGAGCGCTACGACGACGCGCTCGTCCTCTTCCAGGTCGGCGACTTCTACGAGACCTTCTGTGCGGCCGCCGAGGCCACCTCCCGCATCTGCGAGGTGACCCTGACCAAGCGCGAGGACTCGACGGGACGATATCCGATGGCCGGGGTGCCCATCGACAACGCCGAGAGCTACATCGAGTCCCTGCTCGACGCGGGCTACCGCGTCGCGGTCGCGGACCAGGTGCAAGAGCCGGAGGAGGCCAGCGGCGTGGTCGACCGCGCCGTCACCCGCATCGTCACGCCCGGGACCCTGACCGAGGCCGAACTGCTCGCGACCGACGACAACAACTTCGTCGCCTGCCTCACGCGGTCGGGCGACCCCGACGACCCGACGGGCGAAGGTGGCGAGTACGGTTTCGCGGTTCTGGACGTGTCGACGGGCGACTTCTACGCGACCGCGCCCCCGAACGAACCGACCGTGGCTGACGAGATCGGACGGTTCGACCCCGCGGAGGCCATCGTCGGGCCGGACGCCGGCGCCGACGCCTTCCCCGCCGACTGCATGGTCTCGCCCTACGACCGGACCGCCTTCGAGGCCGGCCAGGCCCGCGAGAAGGTCACCGAGTACTTCGGCGACCCGGACGCCCTGCTTGCTGGCGATGCCGAGGTGCGGGCGTGTGGCGCGCTGTTGGCCTACGCCGAGTACACCCGCGGCGGCGAGGAGGGCTACCTCGACTACCTGAACCACCTCACCCGGTACGACCCGCGGGAGTACGTCGTCCTCGATCCGACGGCCATCGCCAGCCTCGAACTGTTCGAGCGTCGCTCCGTCAGGAGCGTCGAGGGCGCGACGCTCGTCGAGGTGCTGGACGAGACGGCCTGCGCGATGGGCCGCCGCGAACTCACGGACTGGCTCCGGCGGCCACTGGTCGACCAGGACCGCATCGAGGGCCGGCTGGACGCCGTCGGCGAACTCGCCCACGACCCCGTCACCCGCGAGACGCTCCACGAACTGCTCCGGGACGTGTACGACGTGGAACGGCTCATCACCCGTGTCTCCCGCGGTCGGGCGAACGCCCGCGACCTGCGCTCGCTGAAGGACACCCTCGACGTGGTCCCCGAGCTCAAGGAGACGATGGCCGACCTCGAGACGGACCGGCTCGCCACCCTCCGTGAGGGGCTGGACGAACTGGAGGACGTGCGCGACCTCGTCGGCCGAGCAATCCGCGAGGAACCACCCATCGAGGTGACCGAGGGCGGCGTCATCGAGTCCGGGTACGACGAGACGCTGGACGACCTGCGCGAGACCGAACGCTCTGGCAAGCGGTGGATCGATTCCCTCGAGGAGCAAGAGCGCGAGCGTACCGGCATCGACTCGCTGAAGGTCGGCAAGAACCAGGTCCACGGCTACTACATCGAGGTGACGAACCCGAACCTCGACCGGGTGCCGGACGACTACAACCGCCGGCAGACCCTGAAGAACTCGGAGCGCTTCTACACGCCCGAACTCAAGGAACGCGAGGACGAGATATTGCGGGCCGAACAGCGCGCCGACGACCTCGAGTACGACCTCTTCCGCGAGGTCCGGTCGTCGGTCGCCGCCGAGACAGAGCGCGTGCAGGGGCTCTCGGACCGCATCGCCGCACTCGACGTGCTCGTCTCGTTCGCGACCGTCGCCGCCGAGAACGACTACGCCCGCCCCGAGTTCTCCGGGACCGGTATCGACATCGAGGCGGGCCGCCATCCCGTGGTCGAGCAGACCCAGGACTCGTTCGTCCCGAACGCGGCCCACTTCGACGACGAGGAGTTCTTCGCGGTCATCACGGGCCCGAACATGAGCGGGAAGTCGACGTACATGCGGCAGGTCGCGACCATCTGCCTGCTCGCGCAGGCGGGCTGTTTCGTCCCTGCAGAGTCGGCCGACCTGCGCATCCTCGACCGCATCTTCACCCGGGTCGGCGCCAGCGACGACATCGCGGGCGGCCAGTCGACGTTCATGGTCGAGATGACCGAACTCGCCGACATCCTGCGCGACGCCACCGAGGACTCGCTCGTGCTGCTCGACGAGGTCGGCCGCGGCACCTCGACCGCCGACGGCCTCGCGCTGGCGAAGGCGGTCACCGAGTACGTCCACGACGAACTCGGCGCGACCACGCTGTTCGCCACGCACCACCACGAACTCACGGCGGTCGCCGCCGACCTCGACGGGGTGTTCAACCTGCACTTCGACGCGACCGAGGTCGACGGCGAGGTCAAGTTCAACCACGACGTGGGCCGGGGCGCGGCGACGGCCTCCTACGGCGTCGAGGTCGCCCAGGCCGCCGGCGTGCCGGACCCGGTGCTGGCGCGGGCGCACGAACTGCTCGAGGAGGAGACGGTCGCCGACGCCCCCGAGACGGCGACTGGCGTCGCAGAACCGGACGCGAACGACGTGGCGGGGGCGTCGGAGCCGGATACGGCCACCGCCGACGGCGGGTCCGTCGACGGCTCGCCCGACCTCGATGCCATCCAGGACCGTCTCGAGGCCCTGAACGTCGCGGACACGACGCCGATGGAGGCGCTCCGCATCCTCGACGACCTCAAGCGCGACCTCGACTGA
- a CDS encoding DUF6498-containing protein has protein sequence MRPTPALDRRHSLFAALLVNVVPLVGVVALDWSLLALLVNVVPLVGVVALDWSLLALLVVYWWDLGVNLAFAAFEGLFAQLPPENDADPMVLGALEAKRGGLSIPLTPLSVRVANLPAVLVAVFVFGLVWVLVGVFSIGALGEWAAGTGLTESERVSAGFGVVAVFLGRAIDAGSEYFLPREYEDVPVQSPLQSALLPLLGIGGVMVVGSGLVVAGAPAPVGLASILSMKLAVDLGRIYHDRLVAFDDRTDLDIGLAVEFSGWPAVDADRHDATETVRPHRLALLIDGVLRGFRSTLCLVFVALSLALGLLGLATQNWAVVGLVAQVVAALLGIFAVFGLLDRTIRYLGMEYRVAGDVVGYDRLFGPQYRLTREQVADCEHRRTVADRVFGTRTLVVERDDDQVRLPHLPTTIELPDGD, from the coding sequence ATGCGTCCGACACCTGCCCTCGACCGCCGCCACTCGCTGTTCGCGGCCCTGCTCGTCAACGTCGTTCCGCTGGTCGGCGTCGTCGCCCTCGACTGGTCGCTGCTGGCCCTGCTCGTCAACGTCGTTCCGCTGGTCGGCGTCGTCGCCCTCGACTGGTCGCTGCTGGCCCTGCTCGTCGTCTACTGGTGGGACCTCGGCGTCAACCTCGCGTTCGCCGCGTTCGAGGGACTGTTCGCGCAGCTGCCGCCCGAGAACGACGCAGACCCGATGGTGCTGGGGGCACTCGAGGCGAAGCGTGGCGGGCTCTCGATTCCACTGACCCCGCTCTCGGTTCGCGTCGCGAACCTGCCCGCCGTCCTCGTCGCCGTCTTCGTCTTCGGGCTGGTCTGGGTGCTCGTCGGCGTCTTCTCCATCGGGGCCCTCGGCGAGTGGGCAGCCGGGACTGGCCTCACCGAGTCGGAGCGTGTCTCCGCCGGGTTCGGCGTCGTCGCCGTGTTCCTCGGCCGGGCCATCGACGCCGGGTCGGAGTACTTCCTGCCGAGGGAGTACGAGGACGTTCCCGTCCAGAGCCCGCTCCAGTCGGCACTCCTGCCATTGCTCGGCATCGGCGGGGTGATGGTCGTCGGGAGTGGGCTCGTCGTCGCTGGCGCGCCAGCGCCGGTCGGCCTGGCCAGCATCCTGTCGATGAAACTGGCGGTCGACCTTGGCCGCATCTACCACGACCGGCTGGTCGCCTTCGACGACCGCACGGACCTCGACATCGGGCTGGCTGTCGAGTTCTCCGGGTGGCCCGCAGTCGATGCGGACCGTCACGACGCGACCGAGACGGTCCGCCCGCACAGACTCGCGCTCCTCATCGACGGGGTCCTTCGGGGGTTCCGGTCGACCCTCTGTCTGGTGTTCGTGGCCCTCTCCCTCGCGCTCGGGTTGCTCGGCCTGGCGACCCAGAACTGGGCCGTCGTCGGACTGGTGGCCCAGGTCGTCGCGGCCCTCCTCGGCATCTTCGCCGTGTTCGGCCTCCTCGACAGAACGATACGGTACCTGGGGATGGAGTACCGGGTCGCGGGAGACGTGGTCGGCTACGACCGGCTGTTCGGGCCGCAGTACCGGCTGACCCGCGAGCAGGTCGCAGACTGCGAGCACCGCCGAACCGTCGCAGACCGGGTGTTCGGCACGAGGACACTCGTCGTCGAGAGGGACGACGACCAGGTCAGGCTTCCACACCTCCCGACGACTATCGAACTCCCCGACGGAGACTGA
- a CDS encoding HVO_0649 family zinc finger protein, which yields MSAHTRRGASAFDRLTTHYDLDLVCPKCGHEDGDGHWKARTDGGSVRYTHICPSCGEIRKRTLRLGAPS from the coding sequence ATGTCTGCGCATACCAGACGCGGTGCGAGCGCGTTCGACCGCCTCACGACGCACTACGACCTCGACCTCGTCTGCCCGAAGTGCGGGCACGAGGACGGTGACGGGCACTGGAAGGCCCGGACCGACGGTGGGAGCGTCCGCTATACACACATCTGTCCGAGCTGTGGCGAGATCCGGAAGCGAACACTGCGTCTGGGCGCGCCGAGCTGA
- a CDS encoding DUF7544 domain-containing protein yields MVLHAIEDLGDAYQVTRSFLRSLGRSDWLKLALVVLFVGGPGANFSSFQFSAPTDSGGRGGPAPVDPGQLTVPELWIIAAIVLAILVLALAFLLLGSILEFVFIESLREEAVAVRQYWTEHWRAGLSLFWFRLVLGFLVFGAVVTFAGLFFLWAVGTEVAVPLAAFAAFALLLIPLFVILAVVVGVVNGFTTVFVVPIMLVEEVGVLAGWRRLWGTIPANWTQYLAYAVAGALLSMVGAVLVTVVTGVAALVLLVPLGLLFGGGLVLFSAVESLGIVVMGLAALLFVVGIIAVAAVAQVPVQTYLRYYAMLVLGDIAPELDPVPAQRDRVRDDHSPGGDAGDGDADETSDDGWNGGDDVSESDTPPSSADTDDREETDDGDQRP; encoded by the coding sequence ATGGTACTCCACGCTATCGAGGACCTGGGCGACGCGTACCAGGTGACGCGGTCGTTCCTGCGGTCGCTGGGCCGGTCGGACTGGCTGAAACTGGCGCTCGTCGTCCTGTTCGTCGGCGGCCCCGGCGCGAACTTCTCCTCGTTCCAGTTCAGCGCCCCGACGGATTCCGGTGGACGCGGCGGACCCGCGCCGGTCGACCCCGGCCAGCTCACGGTCCCGGAGCTGTGGATCATCGCCGCCATCGTGCTGGCGATCCTCGTCCTGGCCCTCGCCTTCCTCCTGCTCGGGTCGATACTGGAGTTCGTGTTCATCGAATCGCTCCGGGAGGAGGCCGTCGCGGTCAGGCAGTACTGGACGGAGCACTGGCGGGCCGGGCTCTCGCTCTTCTGGTTCCGGCTGGTCCTCGGGTTCCTCGTGTTCGGCGCGGTCGTGACGTTCGCGGGCCTGTTCTTCCTCTGGGCGGTCGGCACCGAGGTGGCCGTGCCCCTGGCCGCGTTCGCCGCGTTCGCGCTCCTGCTGATACCCCTGTTCGTCATCCTCGCCGTGGTCGTCGGGGTCGTCAACGGGTTCACGACCGTCTTCGTCGTCCCCATCATGCTCGTCGAGGAGGTCGGCGTCCTCGCCGGCTGGCGGCGCCTCTGGGGGACCATCCCCGCGAACTGGACACAGTACCTCGCCTACGCCGTCGCCGGGGCGCTCCTCTCGATGGTCGGTGCCGTCCTCGTCACCGTCGTGACCGGGGTCGCGGCGCTGGTGCTGCTCGTCCCCCTCGGACTGCTGTTCGGTGGCGGCCTCGTACTGTTCTCCGCCGTCGAGTCCCTCGGCATCGTCGTGATGGGACTCGCAGCACTCCTGTTCGTCGTCGGGATCATCGCGGTCGCCGCGGTCGCGCAGGTGCCCGTCCAGACGTACCTCCGGTACTACGCGATGCTGGTCCTCGGCGACATCGCGCCCGAGCTGGACCCGGTGCCCGCCCAGCGTGACCGTGTCCGGGACGACCACAGCCCGGGAGGTGATGCCGGTGACGGCGATGCGGACGAGACCAGCGATGACGGGTGGAACGGTGGCGACGATGTCAGCGAGAGCGATACTCCCCCGAGTTCGGCCGATACGGACGACAGAGAAGAGACCGACGACGGCGACCAGCGTCCCTAA
- a CDS encoding phosphotransferase family protein translates to MTDRDRLTTTATLERMVQLVAPDWSILADDPEPSGRHATHRLHVETPSGDRRVVLKASNDEEPFCREARLLAVLDSNTTLPVPTVLGVVDEHDDLPAPFFLMEEVPGESVDKSETDTLSEETLRQIAVSSGRHLAELHALDAVDAFGVVDIQQGEPLSGGRPAGDPGTLRVPDGDTSWATHVESSFEELLDALEDSRFDDVCPDVAEAVEPMVAELRATEPFDPVIGRVEHSLDNVLFDREAGTITGLLDWEFVASMTAANDMVFAEFWLSGGQWGLLPNTPDYRRLVRDGLLEGYREVGSPAVLTEFRAHYDCYATLQLLRTMVLFDGLFDAYGATDREREGAAATLRDRLLATLEPEPR, encoded by the coding sequence ATGACAGACAGAGACCGACTCACCACGACCGCAACCCTCGAACGGATGGTACAGCTCGTCGCCCCCGACTGGTCGATTCTGGCGGACGACCCGGAACCGTCGGGGCGGCACGCCACCCACCGCCTCCACGTCGAGACACCGTCGGGCGACCGGCGGGTGGTCCTGAAGGCGTCGAACGACGAGGAACCGTTCTGCCGTGAAGCACGGTTGCTCGCGGTCCTCGACTCGAACACCACCCTCCCAGTGCCCACCGTCCTCGGCGTCGTCGACGAGCACGACGACCTCCCGGCACCGTTCTTCCTCATGGAGGAGGTACCGGGCGAGAGCGTCGACAAATCGGAGACCGACACACTCTCCGAGGAGACCCTCCGACAGATCGCGGTCTCGTCCGGTCGCCACCTCGCGGAACTCCACGCCCTCGATGCTGTCGACGCCTTCGGCGTGGTCGACATCCAGCAGGGCGAGCCGCTCTCCGGTGGCAGACCAGCCGGTGACCCCGGAACGCTGCGGGTCCCGGACGGTGATACCTCGTGGGCCACCCACGTCGAATCCTCGTTCGAAGAGCTACTCGACGCACTCGAGGATTCGCGGTTCGACGACGTCTGCCCCGACGTCGCAGAGGCCGTCGAGCCGATGGTCGCCGAACTTCGGGCTACCGAGCCGTTCGACCCGGTCATCGGGCGCGTCGAGCATTCGCTGGACAACGTCCTCTTCGACCGCGAGGCCGGAACAATCACGGGATTGCTCGACTGGGAGTTCGTGGCGTCGATGACGGCCGCGAACGACATGGTGTTCGCCGAGTTCTGGCTGAGCGGTGGCCAGTGGGGACTGCTCCCAAATACGCCGGACTACCGCCGGCTCGTCCGTGACGGCCTCCTGGAGGGGTACCGTGAAGTCGGCTCGCCGGCTGTCCTGACGGAGTTCCGGGCGCATTATGACTGCTACGCGACGCTCCAGTTGCTCCGGACGATGGTGCTCTTCGACGGGCTGTTCGACGCCTACGGGGCGACCGACCGCGAACGCGAAGGCGCGGCGGCGACGCTCCGTGACCGGCTCCTCGCGACCCTCGAGCCGGAGCCGAGGTAG